One genomic segment of Hevea brasiliensis isolate MT/VB/25A 57/8 chromosome 3, ASM3005281v1, whole genome shotgun sequence includes these proteins:
- the LOC110668371 gene encoding 40S ribosomal protein S5-like gives MAVRIVKHAMEIIHLLTDQNPIQVIVDAVINRCIIGFYADATRIGSASVVRRQAMDISPLRRVNQAIYLLTIGAREAAFRNIKTIAKCLADELANAAKGSSNSYAIKKKDEIERVAKANR, from the exons ATGGCAGTTAGGATTGTGAAACATGCCATGGAAATCATTCATCTTCTAACTGATCAAAACCCAATCCAAGTTATTGTGGATGCCGTGATTAACAGGTGCATTATTGGGTTTTATGCTG ATGCCACTCGAATTGGTTCTGCTAGTGTTGTCAGGCGTCAGGCTATGGATATCTCTCCTCTGAGGCGTGTTAACCAGGCCATCTATCTCCTTACCATTGGTGCTAGGGAAGCTGCTTTCAGAAACATCAAGACCATTGCAAAATGTTTGGCAGACGAGCTTGCTAATGCTGCAAAGGGCTCTTCCAACAG TTATGCCATCAAGAAAAAGGATGAGATTGAAAGAGTTGCTAAGGCCAACCGTTGA
- the LOC110668393 gene encoding pentatricopeptide repeat-containing protein At2g20710, mitochondrial has protein sequence MSWCVWESGPIERPKPKLYYPVSSLSLFESYTLSYQSPCPILDPLTLSTGIFLHFLVPLFQEMNFARLVTRLGSRNTLVSSFHSTTPLPAHHVFGRAGMDSLNELYRRISPVGDPKISIVPILDRWIEEGRSVNKEQLVSFIKEFRYYKRYYHALEISMWMTDKRYFPLTSGGAALRLDLISKVHGIEQVEKYFNDIPQQLKALEVYGALLNCYVNVKSVEKAEAVMQKMRDLGFCRETLTYNAMLNLYYQTGNFENLDALMHEMEENGIAYDKFTLSIRLSAFAAVSDIEGMEKTITKMESDSRVVLDWAIYAAAASGYTKAGFVDKALEMLKKSEGLITGKKENSAYNILLTQYAATGKKDEVLRLWELYKKKAKIYNRGYFSIISALLKFDDLESAEKIFEEWESQNLTYDIRVPNFLIAAYSRKGHLDRAETFINRVVSKGGKPVASTWFHMAQGYLQNNQISNAVEMMKKAIVVSKPGWKPTSESLASCLEHLKREGDIDKAEQLIKYLLDKDIISLDVQERLLNRMKEEK, from the exons ATGAGTTGGTGTGTTTGGGAGTCTGGACCAATTGAGCGGCCCAAGCCCAAACTCTACTACCCAGTATCTTCTTTATCCCTCTTCGAATCCTATACACTCTCGTATCAAAGCCCTTGTCCTATCCTCGATCCCCTCACTCTTTCAACTGGAATTTTTCTTCATTTCTTGGTGCCATTGTTTCAAGAAATGAATTTTGCTCGATTAGTTACTCGTTTGGGTTCCCGAAATACGTTGGTTTCTTCGTTTCACTCGACAACACCATTGCCCGCCCACCATGTATTTGGAAGAGCAGGGATGGACTCACTGAACGAGCTCTACCGTCGGATTTCGCCGGTCGGAGATCCAAAGATCTCGATTGTTCCGATTCTTGACCGTTGGATTGAAGAAGGAAGATCCGTAAATAAAGAGCAACTCGTATCCTTTATCAAGGAATTTCGCTACTACAAGCGTTACTATCATGCCCTTGAG ATTTCAATGTGGATGACTGATAAAAGATACTTTCCACTTACATCCGGTGGTGCTGCCCTCCGGCTGGACTTGATATCAAAAGTTCATGGGATAGAACAAGTAGAGAAATATTTCAATGATATTCCGCAACAACTCAAAGCCCTTGAGGTTTATGGTGCGCTGCTCAACTGCTATGTTAATGTAAAATCTGTTGAAAAAGCAGAGGCAGTAATGCAGAAGATGAGGGATTTGGGTTTCTGTAGGGAAACATTgacttacaatgcaatgcttaATCTTTATTATCAAACTGGAAATTTTGAGAATCTTGATGCActaatgcatgagatggaagaaAATGGCATTGCTTATGACAAATTTACACTTAGCATTCGACTAAGTGCATTTGCAGCTGTTTCTGACATTGAGGGAATGGAGAAGACTATAACAAAGATGGAATCTGATTCAAGGGTTGTTTTGGACTGGGCTATTTATGCTGCCGCAGCAAGTGGGTATACAAAAGCTGGGTTTGTGGACAAGGCTTTGGAAATGCTGAAGAAATCTGAGGGACTTATTACTGGCAAAAAAGAAAATAGTGCATATAACATTCTTCTGACACAATATGCTGCAACAGGGAAGAAAGATGAAGTATTAAGACTCTGGGAACTTTACAAGAAGAAAGCAAAGATTTATAATAGGGGGTATTTTAGCATCATCTCTGCTCTATTAAAGTTTGATGACCTTGAAAGTGCAGAAAAGATTTTTGAGGAGTGGGAATCCCAGAATCTAACATATGATATCCGTGTTCCAAATTTCCTGATTGCTGCATATTCCAGAAAAGGTCATTTGGATAGGGCTGAAACATTTATCAACAGGGTAGTATCAAAAGGAGGGAAACCTGTCGCATCTACATGGTTTCATATGGCACAAGGATACCTTCAGAATAATCAGATTTCAAATGCTGTTGAAATGATGAAGAAAGCAATAGTAGTTTCTAAACCCGGGTGGAAGCCAACCAGTGAAAGTTTGGCTTCCTGTCTGGAGCACTTGAAACGGGAGGGAGATATAGACAAAGCAGAACAATTGATAAAATATCTTCTGGATAAGGATATTATTTCTTTAGATGTCCAGGAAAGATTGTTGAATCGTATGAAAGAAGAGAAGTGA
- the LOC110668394 gene encoding pentatricopeptide repeat-containing protein At2g20710, mitochondrial: MNFARLVTRLGFRNLSVSSFHSTTPLPAHHVFGRARKDSLNELYRRISPVGDPKVSIIPILDRWIEEGRSVNKNQLQVFIKEFRYYKRYSHALEISMWMTDKRYFALTTRDVALRLDLISKVHGIEQAERYFNNIPQQLKVLEVYGALLNCYAYARSVEKAEAVMQKMRDLGFCRETLTYNVMLNLYYQTGNVEKFDALTHEMEENGIAYDKFTLTIRLSAYAAVSDIEGMEKTIKKMESDSRVVLDWASYAAAASGYTKAGLVDKALEMLKKSEGLITSKKRSTAYNFLLTQYAATGKKDEVLRLWELYKKKAKIYNIGYFSIISSLSKLDDFESAEKIFEEWESQNLKYDIRVPNFLIGAYSRKGHLDRAETLINRVISKGEKPDAFTWFHLAEGYLQNNQTSNAVEMMKKAVVVSTPGWKPTCESVTSCLEHLKEVGDLDKAEELIKLLLDKDIISLDVQERLLNGMKAENSSLVTLGALNDD, encoded by the exons ATGAATTTTGCTCGATTAGTTACTCGTTTGGGTTTCCGAAATCTGTCAGTTTCTTCGTTTCACTCGACAACACCACTGCCAGCCCACCATGTATTTGGAAGGGCAAGGAAAGACTCACTGAACGAGCTCTACCGTCGGATTTCGCCGGTCGGAGATCCAAAGGTCTCCATTATTCCGATTCTTGACCGTTGGATTGAAGAAGGAAGATCCGTAAATAAAAACCAACTCCAAGTTTTTATCAAGGAATTTCGGTACTACAAGCGTTACAGTCATGCTCTTGAG ATTTCAATGTGGATGACTGATAAAAGATACTTTGCACTTACAACTCGTGATGTTGCCCTCCGGCTGGACTTGATATCAAAAGTTCATGGTATAGAACAAGCGGAGAGATATTTCAATAATATTCCACAACAACTCAAAGTCCTTGAGGTTTATGGTGCGCTTCTCAACTGCTATGCCTATGCAAGATCTGTTGAAAAAGCAGAGGCAGTAATGCAGAAGATGAGGGATTTGGGTTTCTGTAGGGAAACATTGACTTACAATGTAATGCTTAATCTTTATTATCAGActggaaatgttgagaaatttgatGCACTAACGCATGAGATGGAAGAAAATGGCATTGCTTATGACAAATTTACACTTACCATTCGACTGAGTGCATATGCAGCTGTTTCTGACATTGAGGGAATGGAGAAGACTATAAAAAAGATGGAATCTGATTCAAGGGTTGTTTTGGACTGGGCTAGTTATGCTGCCGCAGCAAGTGGGTATACAAAAGCTGGGCTTGTGGACAAGGCTTTGGAAATGCTGAAGAAATCTGAGGGACTTATTACTAGCAAAAAAAGAAGTACAGCATATAATTTCCTTCTGACACAATATGCTGCAACAGGGAAGAAAGATGAAGTATTAAGACTCTGGGAACTATACAAGAAGAAAGCAAAGATTTACAATATTGGGTATTTTAGCATCATCTCGTCTCTATCAAAGCTTGATGACTTTGAAAGTGCAGAAAAGATTTTCGAGGAGTGGGAATCCCAGAATCTAAAATATGATATTCGTGTTCCAAATTTCCTCATTGGTGCATATTCCAGAAAAGGTCATTTGGATAGGGCTGAAACACTTATCAACAGGGTAATATCGAAAGGAGAGAAACCTGATGCGTTTACATGGTTTCATTTGGCAGAAGGATACCTTCAGAATAATCAGACTTCAAATGCTGTTGAAATGATGAAAAAAGCAGTGGTAGTTTCTACACCCGGGTGGAAGCCAACCTGTGAAAGTGTGACTTCCTGTCTGGAGCACTTGAAAGAGGTGGGAGATTTAGACAAAGCAGAAGAGTTGATAAAATTACTTCTTGACAAAGACATTATTTCTTTAGATGTCCAAGAAAGATTGTTGAATGGTATGAAAGCTGAGAATTCAAGCTTGGTTACACTTGGGGCATTAAATGATGATTAA